In one window of Micromonospora cathayae DNA:
- the cmk gene encoding (d)CMP kinase, with translation MAENIRTGRCVVAVDGPSGSGKSTVSRRLAAGIDARYLDTGAMYRAVTWAVLRSGVDPADAEAVAKVAAEVELRIGTDPQGYGVTVDGVAVDAPIRGPEVTAAVSAVAAVPAVRALLVARQREMITNAGRIVVEGRDIGSVVAPDAELKVYLTASETARAQRRSAQDAADVAATAADLARRDRLDSTRKADPLQQTADAVVLDTTELGIDEVVARLRELLTERGVA, from the coding sequence GTGGCGGAGAACATACGAACCGGGCGATGTGTGGTCGCTGTCGACGGACCATCCGGTTCGGGTAAGTCCACCGTCTCCCGGCGGCTGGCCGCCGGAATCGACGCCCGTTACCTGGACACCGGCGCGATGTACCGGGCGGTCACCTGGGCGGTGCTGCGCTCCGGGGTCGACCCGGCCGACGCGGAGGCGGTGGCGAAGGTCGCCGCCGAGGTGGAGCTGCGCATCGGCACCGACCCCCAGGGGTACGGCGTCACCGTCGACGGGGTCGCCGTCGACGCCCCGATCCGGGGTCCGGAGGTGACCGCGGCGGTGTCCGCGGTGGCCGCCGTGCCGGCGGTCCGGGCGCTGCTGGTGGCCCGGCAGCGCGAGATGATCACGAACGCCGGCCGGATCGTGGTGGAGGGCCGGGACATCGGCTCGGTGGTCGCCCCCGACGCGGAGCTGAAGGTGTACCTGACCGCGTCGGAGACGGCGCGGGCCCAGCGGCGCAGCGCGCAGGACGCCGCCGACGTGGCCGCCACCGCCGCCGACCTGGCCCGCCGGGACCGGCTCGACTCCACCCGCAAGGCCGACCCGTTGCAGCAGACGGCGGACGCGGTGGTGCTGGACACCACCGAACTGGGCATCGACGAGGTCGTGGCCCGGCTCCGCGAGCTACTCACCGAGCGGGGCGTGGCATGA
- the der gene encoding ribosome biogenesis GTPase Der, with protein sequence MSDGTGWVELREPDVEEEQSGPVPVVAVVGRPNVGKSTLVNRIIGRRQAVVEDVPGVTRDRVPYDAQWAGREFTVVDTGGWEPDAKDRAAAIAAQAETAVATADVVLFVVDAVVGSTDVDEAAVRMLRRSAKPVILVANKADNAAVEVEATSLWSLGLGEPYAVSALHGRGSGELLDAIMEALPEAPKIVENRPRGPRRVALVGRPNVGKSSLLNRFSGEERAVVDSVAGTTVDPVDSLVRIGGETWHLVDTAGLRKRVGKASGTEYYASLRTASAIEAAEVAVVLLDASEVISEQDQRILSMVTEAGRALVIAFNKWDLVDGDRRYYLDKEIERELRRIPWAIRLNLSAMTGRAVDKLAPALRKALASWETRVPTAQLNAWLTALVQATPHPVRGGRAPKILFATQAGTCPPRFVLFTTAPLDAGYQRFVERKLREEFGFEGSPVEISVRPRKKLGPGGRGKAHG encoded by the coding sequence ATGAGCGACGGTACCGGCTGGGTGGAGCTGCGCGAACCCGACGTCGAGGAGGAACAGAGCGGCCCGGTGCCGGTGGTGGCCGTGGTCGGTCGCCCCAACGTCGGCAAGTCGACGCTGGTCAACCGGATCATCGGCCGTCGCCAGGCGGTCGTGGAGGACGTGCCCGGGGTGACCCGGGACCGGGTCCCGTACGACGCGCAGTGGGCCGGCCGGGAGTTCACCGTGGTGGACACCGGCGGTTGGGAGCCGGACGCCAAGGACCGGGCGGCGGCCATCGCCGCCCAGGCCGAGACGGCGGTCGCCACCGCCGACGTGGTGCTGTTCGTGGTGGACGCGGTGGTCGGCTCGACCGACGTCGACGAGGCGGCGGTACGGATGCTGCGGCGCAGCGCCAAGCCGGTCATCCTGGTGGCGAACAAGGCTGACAACGCGGCCGTCGAGGTGGAGGCCACCTCGCTGTGGTCGCTGGGGCTGGGCGAGCCGTACGCGGTGTCGGCGCTGCACGGCCGGGGCTCCGGTGAACTGCTCGACGCCATCATGGAGGCCCTGCCCGAAGCGCCGAAGATCGTGGAGAACCGGCCGCGTGGCCCGCGCCGGGTGGCGCTGGTCGGCCGGCCCAACGTGGGCAAGTCCAGCCTGCTGAACCGCTTCTCCGGTGAGGAACGGGCGGTGGTCGACTCGGTCGCCGGCACCACCGTCGACCCGGTGGACAGCCTGGTCCGCATCGGCGGGGAGACCTGGCACCTGGTGGACACCGCCGGGCTGCGTAAACGGGTCGGCAAGGCCAGCGGCACCGAGTACTACGCGAGCCTGCGCACCGCCTCGGCGATCGAGGCGGCCGAGGTGGCGGTGGTGCTGCTGGACGCCAGCGAGGTCATCAGCGAGCAGGACCAGCGGATCCTGTCCATGGTGACCGAGGCCGGCCGGGCGCTCGTCATCGCGTTCAACAAGTGGGACCTGGTCGACGGTGACCGCCGGTACTACCTGGACAAGGAGATCGAGCGGGAACTGCGCCGCATCCCGTGGGCGATCCGGCTGAACCTGTCCGCGATGACCGGCCGGGCGGTGGACAAGCTCGCCCCGGCGCTGCGCAAGGCCCTGGCGAGCTGGGAGACCCGGGTACCGACCGCCCAGCTCAACGCGTGGCTCACCGCGCTGGTGCAGGCCACCCCGCACCCGGTACGCGGTGGGCGGGCTCCGAAGATCCTGTTCGCCACCCAGGCGGGCACCTGCCCGCCCCGGTTCGTGCTGTTCACCACCGCGCCGCTGGACGCCGGCTACCAGCGCTTCGTCGAGCGCAAGCTGCGCGAGGAGTTCGGCTTCGAGGGCAGCCCGGTGGAGATCTCGGTACGCCCGCGCAAGAAGCTCGGCCCGGGTGGCCGGGGCAAGGCGCACGGCTGA
- a CDS encoding GntR family transcriptional regulator, whose translation MSLNPADSRPLYQQLASTLRERIQSGDLDRGDRFPTESELTERYHVSRNTVRLALDVLRNEGLVVSQRGRGSFVRAEPALRYYASLTGSRKRRLEADRRRDTFSQQIEAQGKKARQVSTVETVPAEAEIAAHLHLSPGDPVAVRRRVMYADDQPLQLGDSYYPLPIVQNSKIMDPADIIEGTDQVLEDLGHTPVRYEDEITCRMPTAEEATKLHLGPATPVGRLLRTSFDQNDQPIEVYQVILPGDRHVLLYEVDAE comes from the coding sequence ATGAGCTTGAACCCGGCGGACTCTCGGCCGCTCTACCAGCAGCTCGCATCGACGCTCCGGGAGCGGATCCAGAGCGGTGATCTTGATCGAGGTGACCGCTTCCCCACCGAAAGCGAGCTCACTGAGCGGTACCACGTCAGCCGGAACACCGTCCGCTTGGCCTTGGACGTCCTTCGCAACGAAGGGCTCGTGGTCTCCCAGCGTGGGCGTGGGAGCTTCGTCCGGGCAGAGCCAGCGCTCCGTTACTACGCATCGCTGACTGGATCGCGCAAACGACGGCTGGAAGCCGACCGCCGTCGGGACACCTTCAGCCAGCAGATCGAGGCGCAGGGCAAGAAGGCCCGCCAGGTGAGTACCGTCGAGACCGTCCCTGCCGAGGCGGAGATCGCCGCCCACCTGCACCTGTCGCCCGGCGACCCGGTCGCGGTGCGCCGCAGGGTGATGTACGCCGACGATCAGCCGTTACAGCTTGGCGACAGCTACTATCCCCTGCCGATCGTGCAGAACAGCAAGATCATGGATCCGGCCGACATTATCGAGGGAACCGATCAGGTCCTGGAGGACCTGGGCCACACTCCCGTCCGGTACGAGGACGAGATCACCTGTCGGATGCCCACCGCAGAGGAGGCGACCAAGCTCCACCTCGGGCCGGCGACGCCCGTAGGGAGGTTGCTCCGTACGAGTTTCGATCAGAACGACCAGCCCATCGAGGTCTATCAGGTGATCCTGCCCGGCGACCGGCACGTCCTGTTGTACGAGGTCGATGCCGAGTGA
- a CDS encoding pseudouridine synthase, whose amino-acid sequence MPRDDRTPSPDAPVYEGAERLQKVLAAAGVGSRRACEDLIFRRRVTVNGRVAQLGDRADPSRDVIHVDGERLQADTRLVYLAMNKPRGVVSTMADEKGRTALADFLGNRVEQRVYHVGRLDADSEGLLLLTNDGTLAHKLMHPSYGVQKTYLCQVSGLIPRNLGKRLMAGVELEDGPVKVDSFRVVDTLGKTAQVEVSLHEGRKHIVRRLLAEVGHPVSRLVRTAIGPIRLGDLRAGRTRRLTNAEVAALFRAVGD is encoded by the coding sequence GGGCCGAACGCCTCCAGAAGGTGCTCGCCGCCGCCGGCGTGGGTTCCCGTCGCGCCTGCGAGGACCTGATCTTCCGTCGCCGGGTCACCGTCAACGGCCGGGTCGCCCAGCTCGGTGACCGGGCCGACCCGTCCCGGGACGTCATCCACGTCGACGGTGAGCGCCTCCAGGCCGACACCCGCCTGGTCTACCTGGCCATGAACAAGCCGCGCGGGGTGGTCTCCACGATGGCCGACGAGAAGGGGCGTACCGCCCTGGCCGACTTCCTCGGCAACCGGGTCGAGCAGCGGGTCTACCACGTCGGGCGGCTCGACGCGGACAGCGAGGGCCTGCTGCTGCTCACCAACGACGGCACCCTGGCGCACAAGCTGATGCACCCGTCGTACGGGGTGCAGAAGACCTACCTGTGCCAGGTGTCCGGGCTGATCCCGCGCAACCTCGGCAAGCGGCTGATGGCCGGGGTGGAGCTGGAGGACGGGCCGGTGAAGGTCGACTCCTTCAGGGTGGTGGACACCCTGGGCAAGACCGCCCAGGTGGAGGTCAGCCTGCACGAGGGGCGCAAACACATCGTCCGGCGGTTGCTGGCCGAGGTCGGGCACCCGGTGAGCCGGCTGGTGCGTACCGCGATCGGGCCGATCCGGTTGGGCGACCTGCGGGCCGGGCGCACCCGCCGGCTGACCAACGCGGAGGTCGCCGCCCTGTTCAGGGCGGTGGGTGACTGA